From the genome of Gemmatimonadaceae bacterium:
TTGCCCGACGACCACGTATCCACGGACGCCGAGATGCGCCGTTGGTGGTGCGTCGTCGCGATGAGCGCTACCTGGATGCGAGAGGGCCGGGTCGTCTCCCCTGGTCCGCGCCAGTAGGCTCGGAGCCACGTGGCGCCCAGCTGCAGTCCCGTTTCCGGGGCGGATCCGATGACGGGGAGGAACACGTCATGGCGCGAGGGGGCCGACCCCTGTGCGACGAGGATGCGCAAGGGGAGGCACGAGATCACGATCACGATGCCGACGGCGGCGCGCATACTGTTCTCCGGGTGGAGGTCGCCCGAAGGTGCGCCGATTGGGGCCAGCCGCCCCATACGTCAGCCGACGTAGGAGCGGCAGTCCGTCGCAGAGGAAGCGCATCGCCGGACGCGCATCCGCGACGCCTGCCGCTCCAGTGCACGCGGCGGCGCCTCGCCGCGCGCGTCATTGTCCGTAGAGCTATTTCCGGAGCGTCACTCCCGTCAGCATTCCAAGCCCGCCAAGCGTGCTCTGGGCGGCGTTCAGCCCCAGCCGGAAGTCTTTGTCGCTATACGTGGCGAACAGGTCGGTGGGCTGGTGCCAGTGAGGGTTCCACCCATTGCCGGTGTGCGCACCGCGCTCGTTCTCGCGCAGGGAGATGGACGCGACGATGTCCTGGAACGGCGCCGAATCGGTGTTGGTCATGTGCGGACCGACGGTCGCCGGGTAGTCCGTGGCGTAGCGCTCACTGGCGGTGTGCACGGCCCACGCCAGCGACTGTGAGGCCGCCGCCATTTTCGAGTTCGACTGGAACTCGATGTTCACGTCGGCCTCCGGCCGCTGCTCGGGCGCGAGGGTGCCGTCTGCGCGCGGCATCCCGTGGTCGAACATCATCATGTCGTGCTGGATCATGCCGAGCCAGCGCGGCTCCGGATACCTGCCGGATCCCGCCGGGTTCTCCTTTCCCTGCAGGGCCTGCCGCTGTTCCACGTAGGCGCGCGCGCCGTTGAGGCCGGTCTCCTCGTTGTTCCAGAGCACGAAACGGATCGAACGTTCCGTCTGTACGTCAGGGCTGCTGAAGATGCGCGCCAGCTCCATCACGATCGCCGTGCCCGAGCCATCGTCATTGGCGGCCTCACCCCAACCGATGCCGTCCATGTGGGCGCCCACGATGTACATCTCGTCGGGTCGCGTGGTCCCGATCTTGGTGCAGTACACGTTCTGGCGCTCGCCGGGCGTGCTGGGTTGCGCGTTGAGTGCGCGCAGCCGCGCATCGCGCTGGGCCAATGAGTCATTGTTGACGCCGGTCCGGGCCCGGGTGCCCCTGGGCCGGCTGCCTCCGGCGCCAAATCGCGGAGTTGGGCGTTGCCCTTGCGGTGGGGCTCCGGCGGCGCCGGCCGGTCGTGGCGTGGGCGCCGGTGGGTTGTACTGATAGGTGAGGCGCTCGGTGTTCGTGCAGCCCGAACTCTTGAGCTGGGCTTCGATCCAGTCGAGCGCCTGACGATTGCGATCCGTGCCCTGACGGCGGTCGCCGAACTGCGTGAGGCCCTTGATCGTGGCCTTGTAGCGCTCGAGGTCGAGTCGGGCAACGAGCGTCTCGATCGGGTCGGTTGAGTCGGCGGCCGCCGGTCGGCCCTGTGTCAGGGCAGGGGACGGGACCATGGCGAGCAACGCGGCGCTCAGGGCTCGACGGACCACCATCTGCTTCATACAGGCTCCGGGAAAGTCGTCAGTCAGAAGTTAGCGGCGGACCCGACCACGGTTACCCCATCGCGCATTGCGACCGTCGGCGCTGCACGGGCGCTCGGCGCCAGCGGACGCGGACTGCGCCAGTGGGTCGGCCCGGCCCCGCGTGGCTTCACCGTGCCCCTTTCGCGAGCAGGTACCGCGTGCGAGCATCGGACTGCACACTGACACGTCCAGACACATGCTGAATCTGTTCGAGTATGAACGCGCCGCGCGGGAGCAGACGGACGCCGCGGCCTGGGGATACCTCGTCGGCGGAGCCAACGACGAAATCACGGTTGGTGACAATCGCCGAGCCTGGGACGAGATCGCCGTGCGGTATCGGACCATGGTGGACGTGACGACGCGCTCGCTCGCGACGACTGTCCTGGGCACGCCCGTGTCGCTGCCGGTGCTCATTGCGCCGACCGCGATGCAGAAGCTCGTGCATCCCGACGGTGAGCTGGGCATGGCGCGCGCGGCGGCGTTGGCCGAGACGCTGATGATCGTCAGCACCACGGCCACGATCGGGCTCGCGGACGTCGCGGCGGCGACGAGCGCGCCGAAGTGGTTCCAGGTCTACATCTATCAATCGAGGACGTATACGCAGCGGCTGGTCGAGCGAGCGGTGGAGGCAGGGTATCGCGCCCTCGTCCTTACGGTCGATGCGCCGATGCTGGGCCGTCGGGAGCGGGACATCCGCAACGCCTTCACGCTTCCATCGGGGCTCCACATCGCGAATGCCGAAATCGCGGGCATGGAAGCCGTGCCATCGGCCACCGGCGACGCGTCGGGGCTCATGCAACACTTCCGTGGCCTGCACGACCCATCGCTCACGCCGCGGGACATCGCATGGCTGCGCGAGATCAGCGGACTGCCGGTGGTGGTGAAGGGGATCGTGCGCGGCGACGACGCCGCGCGGGCCATCGATCACGGCGCGGCCGGGATCATCGTGTCGAACCACGGCGGTCGGCAACTCGACACGGCGATCGCCACGGCGCGTGCGCTCCCGGAGGTCGTGGCGGCCGCGAACGGTCGCGCCGAAGTCTACGTGGATGGTGGCATCCGTCGGGGGACCGACGTGCTCAAGGCCATCGCGTTAGGCGCGCGCGCCGTGCTCCTCGGCAGGCCGCCGGTGTGGGGACTCGCGGTCGGCGGTGCGGAGGGCGCCCGCCGCGTCCTCGATCTGTTGCGCAAGGAACTCGACCTGGCGATGGCGCTCGCCGGGTGCCGGACCCTCGACGAAATCACGCCCGACCTGATCGCCCGCTGAGGGGTTGATGTATCTTGCGGGTCGCTGCGGGGGGCGGTGGACGCCACCCTGTCTCCTTCACCGTGGGTGCACCTGATGTCGTTCGCTCGATCCGTACTCGCCGCCCTGTGCCTCGCGGCCTGCTCTCCCAACGATTCCTCCGCTCCCGTGCAGCCGGTCACCTCGCTCGAGTCTCAGGTCTGGGCATCGTCGCTCAACATCAACCTCGCGGCCATGACCAAGTTGCCGTCGGGGGTCTACATCCTCGATTCCGTCGTGGGTGGCGGGGCGGCGCTTGCCGGGACGCCGCAAGTGCGTGTGTACTACAACGGATTCCTGGCCAACGGGTCCAGGTTCGACGGCAACGTGGGAACGGGTACGCCAGCATCGTTCCCGCTTGGCGGTCTGATTCCCGGATGGAAGGTGGGGATGCAGGGCATGAAGGTCGGTGGCAAGCGACGACTCGTGATTCCCTCGTCGCAGGGCTACGGGACGGTGGCGAACGGGCCGATTCCGGCGAACTCGAACCTCGTCTTCGACATCGAGCTGGTCGGCATCAACTGAGCCGATCATGACGGAGCAACCGTTGTGGGCGCCGTCGCCCGCTCGGGTCGCAGGCTCGCAGCTCGTCGCGTTCCACGCGTACCTGCGAGATCGCGGCCTGGTCACGTGGGAGTATTCGTACGACGCACTTTGGCGATGGTCGGTGGCAGACCCGGCCGCGTTCTGGGGGGCGTTCTGGCGCTGGAGTGACATCATCGCGGCGCCGCGGGACGGTGAGCCGTGGCGCGAGGTCGTGTTGGGGCTCGACCGCATGGCGCCTCCCGACGCGCAGTCCGGCCCGCGGTGGTTCACCGACTCGCGACTCAACTACGCCGAACATCTGCTGCGGCGCCGAGATGCGCATGAGGCGATCGTCAGTTGGACGGAGCAGGGGCGCCGATCGGCGCTGACATACGCACAGCTTGCCGAGGCGGTGGCCGAGGTGGCGGCGGCGCTCCGCGTGCACGGGGTGGGCGCCGGGGATCGCGTCGCGGGCTACCTGCCGAACATTCCGGAGGCGGTGATCGCGATGCTGGCGACGGCGTCGATCGGCGCGGTGTGGTCGTCCTGCTCGCCCGATTTTGGTGTGCGCGGCGTGCTGGATCGTTTCGGGCAGATCGCGCCCCGCGTCCTTTTCGTGACCGATGGGTATCGCTACGCCGGCAAGGCCATCGACCTGCGGGCGCGGGTGCAGGAGGTGGCGGCGTCGATCCCGGCGGTGGAGCGGGTGGTGGTGGTGCCGTTTCTCTCCGAGGCACCGGCCGTGGAGGGGATCCGTGCGGCGGCGGTGTGGGGGGAATGGGTCGCGTCCGGGCACCGGGGGGCCCCCCCCGATAGCGAATCTACCGGCGATCCATCACGTCCGCGTCACGCCGCGCTCGCCTTCGAACGCCTCCCCTTCGATCACCCGCTCTTCATCATGTACTCGTCAGGCACCACCGGCCTCCCCAAGGCCATGGTGCATGGCGCTGGCGGCACGCTCCTCCAACACCTCAAGGAGCACCGCCTCCACGTCGACCTCACGCGCGACGACCGCCTCTTCTACTTCACCACCTGCGGCTGGATGATGTGGAACTGGCTGGTGAGCGCCCTCGCCGTCGGCGCGACCATCGTCCTCTATGACGGTGCGCCGCTGCACCGCGCCCTCCGACCCGGACACGGCGACGCCGACGCCGGACCCGACCTGCTCTGGCAGCTGGCCGAAGACGAACGGATCACCGTTTTCGGGACGAGTGCGAAGTACCTCGCACTCGCCGAGAAAGAAGGGCTCCGGCCCGGCCGCACCCGCGACCTCGGCGCGCTGCGTGCGGTCCTCTCCACCGGAAGCCCACTGGCGCCGCCCTCGTTCGACTACGTGTACCGCGACATCAAGGCCGATGTGCACCTCGCCTCGATCTCCGGCGGGACCGACATCATTTCGTGTTTCGCGTTAGGCGATCCGACCGGACCCGTCTGGCGCGGCGAACTGCAGGCGCGCGGCCTCGGCATGGCCGTGGAGGTGTTCGGTGCCGAGGGGCGCCCGGTCCGCGGTGAACCCGGGGAACTCGTGTGCACGCGTCCGTTCCCGTCGATGCCGGTGGCGTTCTGGAACGACCCCGATGGCGCGAAGTATCGCGCCGCGTACTTCGACGCCTGGCCCGGCGTCTGGCGCCATGGGGACTGGGCGGAACTCACGCCGCATGGAGGGCTCGTCATCACCGGCCGCAGTGACGCGACCCTCAACCCCGGTGGCGTGCGCATCGGTACCGCCGAACTCTATCGCCAGGTCGAACAACTTCCCGAGATCGTCGAGAGCATCGTCGTCGGACAGGAGATCGGCGACGCGCGTGACCCCGACGTTCGCATCGTGCTCTTCGTGCGATTGCGTGAAGGCCTCACGCTCGACGACGCCCTGCGCGAGCGCATCAGGGTGGCGATCCGCGCGAACACGAGTCCGCACCACGTGCCGAAGGTGATCGTGCAGGTCAGCGACATCCCGCGCACGATCTCGGGCAAGATCAGCGAACTGGCGGTCCGCGAAGTGATCCACGGTCGACCGGTGAAGAACACCGAAGCCCTGGCCAATCCGGCGTCGCTCGAGCTGTATCGCGACCTGCCGGCACTCAGACGTTAGCGAGCGTCCCAGGGGTCGGGCGCGTTGCGGCCCGGCGCGCGCTGCGAGTCGTGTGCGGCACGATCGCGCTCGCTGGACCTGGCGAGGCTCGAGCGAACCAGCCCCCGAGGCTACGCCGCAGGACCCGCCAGCCGCCGCCGGGCATCCAGCAGTTCCTGCGCGCGCTGCACCAGTCGCTCCATCGATGTCACGATCTCGCGCTCCCGTCGGGCGATGACCGTGCGCAGGATCACTCGCGACGACGCGTAGGCGGCCGCCGCGACGCCCACGAACGCCAGTGGCGCGACGGCGATCAGCGCCCCCTTGGACGCGGCCATGACGGCGCCGAACGCGGCGCCCCCGAGCCCGCCACCCGCACCGCCCGTCACGCCCCAAACGATGCCGTGCGACATCTGGCGCAGGTCTTCATACGCGCGCAACGTCGTTCGCCCTCCCCGTGAGGTCACCGACACCTGCAGCCGGCGTGGAGAGCTCTCCGACCACGACGACTGCTGCGACGTGAACGTGAGGGTGCGACCCACCGTGCTCACGCTCCCGAAGACGCCGAGGCTCCGCCGCATCTCGTCGACGATCTCCTCGAGTTCCTCCTCGGTGAGATCGCCCTCGAGCACCGCCTCGTATTCGAGCTTCGTGCGCGCGCCGAGCCAGCGGTTGACCGGCTCCGACATCATCGCCCCGGGTCGCACGCGCAAGGTGGTCTCAGGCCGACCAGCGCGCTCGGCGAGAGCACGCTCCACATAGCGCGCATCGATGCCCGCCTGCTCGGCGGCTTCGCGCACCTGGTCGAGTCGGTAGCCCGTCGTCCCGGCGCTGGCGTCGGCCTCGCTCCGCATGGGCACTGGCGGCGGCGCCTCGCGTCCCGTGTACTCCTGCAGCAGCGCCGCGCGCTCCCACACCGCGGCGGCCGCTGCACTCGAAAGACGCGGCTGCGCGGCTGAGACCTGCGTACCGATCCCGGCCAGGGCGCCGCTCAGTGCCAGGCCGGCCTGCGCGGCGGACTCGTACCGGCGATGCGGATCGCGCGCCAGCAACCGATCGACGACCGCGGCGAGCGATGCCGGCACGTCGGGCGCCACGGTGGACAGCGCCGGCGCGTGAGACATCACGTGAGCCACCAGCACAGCCGATGGCGCCGCGTGTTCGAAGGGAAAGCGACCGGAGAGCATGTAGAACGCCAGGACGCCCAGCGAATACAGGTCGCTGCGGCCATCGATCGTTTGGCCGGCCACCTGTTCCGGGCTCATGTAGTGCACCGTCCCCAGCACTGTCCCCGTGGCGGTCATCGGCGCCGCCTCGGCGAGGCGCGCGATCCCGAAATCGGTCACCATCGCTCGGCCCTGATGCGGGTCGAGCAGGATGTTCTCTGCCTTCACGTCGCGGTGGATCACCCCTCGCCCGTGCGCATAGCCGAGCGCGTCCGCAACGTCGGCAAGGATCGCGATCGTCTCCGCGGGCGAGAATGGTCCCTGACGCATCCGTTGAGCCACGGACGGACCATCAACCAACCCCATGACGAAGTACACGATCTCCTGTGCCTGCTCGGCGCGGTGGATCGGGACGATGTTCGGATGCGAAAGCGAGGCCGCGGTGCGCGCCTCGCGCAGGAAGCGTTCACGCACCACGTCGTCGAACGCGAGGTGCGCCGGGAGTGTCTTGATCGCGACCCGTCGATCGAGCGTGATGTCGCGGGCCAGGAACACCATGCCCATCCCGCCGCGGCCGATCTCGCGCTCGACTTCGTACTGGCCTGCCAACGCTTCTCGAAGACGGGTCAATTCCCAGGTGTGCGACATGGCGGGACGGTAGCGTGACGAATCGGCGGCGGAACGGCGCAACGGAACTACGGCAGTCCGGCACCCACTGATTCGCTTCGAGCGGTCCGGACAGCGGCGCGAACGAGGTCAAGGAAGGCCCGCACCACGGGATTGCTGTTGTCTGCCCGACGTGCGGCGTCGATGTGCGTGGTCGCGCCCGGCCCGGCAATCGGAAAGTAGCGCACGCCGCGCCAGCCCATCTTGCGCACCGACGACGGAATGATCGTGACCCCCATTCCGGCCTCGACCAGGGACACGGTGGTGTAGAGCTCGCGGCTGACCTGCCGAATGCCGGGCGTGAAACCGGCCGCGGTGCACAGGGACAGCACCTGCGCGTGGAGCCCGGGGGCCAGGTCGCTCGGGAAAAGCACAAAGTCCTGCGTGGCAAGTTCCTTGAGCACCAGGCGCCGCCGGGTCGCGAGCGGGTGTCGGCGACTGACGGCGATCATGAGGGGCTCGGTCATGACGGTTTCGGTCACGAGCATGGGGTCCGGCGGGGGCTGCCGGAGGAAGCCGACGTCGAGTTCGCCGCTGCGGAGGGCGGCGAGTTGTGGCCCGGTCGCCAGTTCGCGCAGTTCGAGATGCACGCCGGGGAACTGTTCGCGGAACCGGCGGATGATGCGCGGCAGGGCGAGAAACATGACGGACGCGGCGAACGCGACCGACAGGGTTCCGGTCTCCCCACGTGCGGCGCGGCGCGCGGCGGTCGCGGCCTCACGGACGTCGCGCAGGACGCGACGGGCGTCGCCGAGGAGTTGGGCGCCGGCGGGGGTGAGGGCGACGTGCCGGCGGGATCGCTCGAGCAGGCGCACGCCGAGGGCCTTCTCGAGCGCCTGGATCTGCTGGCTGAGCGGCGGCTGGGCGATGCCGAGCCGGCTGGCGGCCCGTCCGAAGTGGAGTTCTTCGGCGACCGCGACGAAGTATCGGAGGTGTCGGAGTTCGAAGCTCATGATACGCGAACGATATCACACAATGCCTGGCGATATATTGGACATTCATTGATGCCGCGTGAATCATGAAGGCATCCCGCTGACCCCTGACCCCGTCCATGACTTCGACCCTGCCTTCGCCCGAGACGGTGCATGACGCCTTCCCGATCAACGGGACCGACTATGTCGAGTTCTGGGTCGGCAACGCCAAGCAGGTCTCGCACTTCTACCGCTCGGCCTTCGGGTTCGAACTGGTGGCCTATCGCGGCCCGGAGACCGGTGTGCGCGATCGCGCGAGCTACCTGCTCGTGCAGGACAAGCTGCGCTTCGTCTTCACGACGCCGCTCACCACGGACGGCGCGATCGCCGACCACGTGCGACGACACGGCGACGGCGTGCGCGACATTGCGTTCTGGGTCGACGATGCGCGGGAGGCCTACGCGACGGCGATCGCGCGCGGCGCCCGCTCGGCCCAGGAGCCGGTGGCGAGCCGCGACGAACACGGCGAGGTCGTGGTCGCCGGGATCTGCACGTACGGCGACACCGTGCACTCGATCGTCGAACGCCGGAACTACCGCGGTCTGTTCATGCCGGGCTTCGTGCCGGTGAGCTCGCCTTATGCGCCGTCACCGGTGGGCCTCAAGTACGTCGACCACTGCGTCGGCAACGTCGAGTTGGGCAAGATGAACGTCTGGGTGGACTTCTACGCCTCGGTCCTCGGGTTCCACAACCTGCTCACGTTCGACGACAAGGACATCTCCACCGAGTATTCGGCGCTGATGTCGAAGGTGATGTCGAATGGGAACGGGCGGATCAAGTTCCCGATCAACGAACCGGCGGCGGGCAAGAAGAAGTCACAGATCGACGAGTACCTCGACTTCTACGGTGGTCCGGGCGTCCAGCACATCGCCGTCGCCACCGACGACATCATCGGTACCGTTCGGGCGCTCAAGGCGCGCGGGATCGAGTTCCTGCGGACACCCGAGACCTACTATCACGACCTGCTCGATCGCGTCGGAACGATCGACGAGAACGTCGCTCCACTGCGCGAGCTGGGCATCCTCGTGGACCGCGACGATGAGGGGTACCTGCTGCAGATCTTCACCAAGCCGGTGCAGGATCGTCCCACGCTGTTCTACGAGATCATCCAGCGAAAGGGTGCGAAGAGCTTTGGCAAGGGCAACTTCAAGGCGCTCTTCGAGTCGATCGAGCGGGAGCAGGCACTGAGAGGAAACCTGTAGCGGCGGACGCAGGACGCGCGGACGGAGGGGCCCAGCCGCCGCGACCTTCGCCCGACCCTCTGTCCAGGCGTCCGCCCGTCCGTCGATCCGTCCACACGTTCACTCGTCCATCAGGATGCCGATCTACCACACGTTAGGCACCATCCCCCGCAAGCGCCACATCGTCTTCCGTCGCCCGGACGGTGGGCTGTACGCCGAGGAGTTGATGGGGCACGAGGGGTTCACCGGGACGTCGTCCCTCCTGTATCACGTCCATCCTCCGACCACCGTGAAGTCGGCGCGCAGGGTGCGCGACGTGGTATGGGAGGCTGATGAGTCCACGTCGCTTCGACACCGCCACTTTCGCACCGCCCGTTCGGCCAAGGGGGGCAGCCCAACGCTCGACCGCATCCCGATGCTCTTCAACAAGGACATCGCGATGCTCTATGTCGAGCCGACCATCGTCGATGCGCACCACTACCGCAACTCACAGGCTGACGAAGTCGTGTACGTCGCCGAGGGGTCGGGGGTGCTCGAGTCCGTGTTTGGCGATCTGCCGTACCAGCCGGGGGACTACGTCGTCATCCACCGCAACATCCTCCACCGGTGGCGGCTCGATCCGGGCGTGGCGCAGAAGTTCGTGGTGTTTGAGAGCGCGGGGCACGTGCGGTGGCCGCGGCGCTATCTCAACGACGTCGGCCAGCTCGTCGAAGGCGCGCCGTTCTCCGAGCGTGACATCCGCCGTCCGTCGGCGCTCGCGCCGCACGATGAGCGCGGCGACTTCCCGCTCCTCGTGAAGCAGTATGGCGCGCTCAACGAGCTGATCCTCGACCACCATCCGATCGATGTCGTCGGATGGGATGGCCATTTCTATCCCTGGGCGTTCAACATCCACGACTTCGAGCCGATCGTCGGGCGCATTCACCAGCCGCCGCCGGTGCACCAGACGTTCCAGGGCGATGGTTTCGTCATCTGCTCGTTCTGCCCGCGGCCGTACGACTTTGATCCGCAGGCAGTGCCCGCGCCGTACAACCACTCGAACGTCGATTCCGACGAGGTGCTGTTCTACGCGTCGAGTGAGTTCATGAGTCGCAAGGGCATCGAGTACGGATCGGTCACACACCACCCGGACGGCCTGCCGCACGGCCCGCACCCCGGCCGCGCCGAAGCGAGCATCGGTGCGACGTATACCAACGAGCTGGCGGTCATGATGGACTCCTTCCGGCCGCTCAAGGTCGCGAAGCTTGCCATGGAGTTCGAGGATCACGCGTACCATCAGAGCTGGCTGGAACAGCAGCACGCCGCGTTCAACCCGCCAACGTCGTAGCCTCGACTCCCGGCTCCACGGCCCATCCTCCCGCAGCGTCGCTGAGACTCCCATGCGCCTTGCCTCGCGGTGCGTCCGCGTTCCGATCATCCTGGCGCTCCTCGCCCCTGTTGCCCTCGCGGCGCAGGGGCGAGATGCATTTCTCCCGCGCGCTCGCCGCCTGATGCGTGAGGCACCGTTCATCGACACGCACAACGACCTGCCGTGGATGTCGTACCAGCGGTCACGGTACGACCTCGAGCGCTACGATCCCGATCGGCCATTGCCTGACCTCGACACGGACCTGCCACGCGCCGTGAAAGGGGGCGTTGGCGGACAGTTCTGGGCGGCGTTCGTGCCTTCTGCCTACGAGGGAAAAGGCGCCGGGACCATGGTGCTCGAACAGATCGACATGATCCACCGGATGATCGCGCGGTCGCCGCGACTCGCGTTCGCGTCGACCGCGGACGAGGTCGTGCGCATCCACCGGCGCCGGAAGATCGCGTCCCTCATCGGCATCGAGGGCGGCCACGCCATCGACAACTCGCTCGGGGTGCTGCGGCAGAGCTACGCGTTAGGCGTGCGCTACATGACGCTCACCCACGGGTCGACGACCGCGTGGGCGGACGCGTCCACCGATGCGCCCCGGCACAGCGGACTCAGTGCGTTCGGCGAGGACGTCGTCCGCGAGATGAATCGGCTGGGCATGATGGTCGACCTCTCGCACGTCTCGGACGGCGTGATGAGCGATGTCGCGCGGATCAGCGAAGCGCCGCTCTTCTTCAGCCATTCCTCCGTCCGCGCCCTCGCCGACCACCCGAGAAACGTGCCCGACTCGATCCTTCGGCTCGTGAAACAGAAGGACGGCGTGGTCATGGTCAACGCCTATCCCGCGTTCGTGGACTCCACGGGCGCGCGGCTCATGCGTGACGTGTTCGAGGTGGAGCGACGCCTGCGCGCGGAGTTCGCAGACGATCAGGCGAAGGCCGACTCGGCGTTCGGCGTCTACATCAACAACGTGCCCGGAACCACCCTCGAGCGTTACGTCGACCACATCGAGTACATCATCCGGTTCATCGGGATCGACCACGTGGGCATCGGCGCCGATCTCGGCGCCCTCGAGCAGCACCCCAGGGGCCTCGACGACATCTCGATGTTCCCGAACGTGGTCGCGGAGCTGCTCCGCCGCGGGTACACGGATGCACAGGTGAAGCGGGTGATGGGTGGAAACCTGCTGCGCGTGATGCGGAAGACGGAAGCGACCGCGCGTCGCCTCCAGCGCACCGGCAAGCCACTGACGACTCGCCTCGAGGGGTCAGGCGTCGTTCCGTAGGCCGACGCTCGGGACATGGACCGCCGAACGGAGCCGGGGGCCCGAAATCGTGCGCACCAGGCGGCTCGGTGGCTCCGTGAGCGTCGTCTCGAGCGGCAGCTCTCCACCGGGCCCCACTGCGTGGTGCGGGCACGACGCCTGGCGAGGGGGCGCTGGCCCACGCCTTGGATGCGCGCCGTGCGCGTGCCCTGGTCCACCAGGTCGCGTTCGCTCACCCGGATACGGTTCCCTGCCGCACGGATCCTCGTGAAGCGCACGCCGAGCCGAGGGGTACTTGCGTACAGTAACCGGCATATGTAGAATAACGACCGTGCAGCGACTCACCCGCACGATGACGCGCGCGCTTGCCGCATTCCTTGAGGCCCCGAGGGGCTGGCGGTACGGCTACGACCTCATGAAGGTCGCCGACCTCTCGTCAGGCACGCTGTACCCGCTCCTGGCGCGCCTGACCGAAGACGGATGGCTCGAGTCGCGATGGGAAGAGTCCGAGTTCCCG
Proteins encoded in this window:
- a CDS encoding alpha-hydroxy-acid oxidizing protein, translating into MLNLFEYERAAREQTDAAAWGYLVGGANDEITVGDNRRAWDEIAVRYRTMVDVTTRSLATTVLGTPVSLPVLIAPTAMQKLVHPDGELGMARAAALAETLMIVSTTATIGLADVAAATSAPKWFQVYIYQSRTYTQRLVERAVEAGYRALVLTVDAPMLGRRERDIRNAFTLPSGLHIANAEIAGMEAVPSATGDASGLMQHFRGLHDPSLTPRDIAWLREISGLPVVVKGIVRGDDAARAIDHGAAGIIVSNHGGRQLDTAIATARALPEVVAAANGRAEVYVDGGIRRGTDVLKAIALGARAVLLGRPPVWGLAVGGAEGARRVLDLLRKELDLAMALAGCRTLDEITPDLIAR
- the hppD gene encoding 4-hydroxyphenylpyruvate dioxygenase gives rise to the protein MTSTLPSPETVHDAFPINGTDYVEFWVGNAKQVSHFYRSAFGFELVAYRGPETGVRDRASYLLVQDKLRFVFTTPLTTDGAIADHVRRHGDGVRDIAFWVDDAREAYATAIARGARSAQEPVASRDEHGEVVVAGICTYGDTVHSIVERRNYRGLFMPGFVPVSSPYAPSPVGLKYVDHCVGNVELGKMNVWVDFYASVLGFHNLLTFDDKDISTEYSALMSKVMSNGNGRIKFPINEPAAGKKKSQIDEYLDFYGGPGVQHIAVATDDIIGTVRALKARGIEFLRTPETYYHDLLDRVGTIDENVAPLRELGILVDRDDEGYLLQIFTKPVQDRPTLFYEIIQRKGAKSFGKGNFKALFESIEREQALRGNL
- a CDS encoding acetoacetate--CoA ligase; this encodes MTEQPLWAPSPARVAGSQLVAFHAYLRDRGLVTWEYSYDALWRWSVADPAAFWGAFWRWSDIIAAPRDGEPWREVVLGLDRMAPPDAQSGPRWFTDSRLNYAEHLLRRRDAHEAIVSWTEQGRRSALTYAQLAEAVAEVAAALRVHGVGAGDRVAGYLPNIPEAVIAMLATASIGAVWSSCSPDFGVRGVLDRFGQIAPRVLFVTDGYRYAGKAIDLRARVQEVAASIPAVERVVVVPFLSEAPAVEGIRAAAVWGEWVASGHRGAPPDSESTGDPSRPRHAALAFERLPFDHPLFIMYSSGTTGLPKAMVHGAGGTLLQHLKEHRLHVDLTRDDRLFYFTTCGWMMWNWLVSALAVGATIVLYDGAPLHRALRPGHGDADAGPDLLWQLAEDERITVFGTSAKYLALAEKEGLRPGRTRDLGALRAVLSTGSPLAPPSFDYVYRDIKADVHLASISGGTDIISCFALGDPTGPVWRGELQARGLGMAVEVFGAEGRPVRGEPGELVCTRPFPSMPVAFWNDPDGAKYRAAYFDAWPGVWRHGDWAELTPHGGLVITGRSDATLNPGGVRIGTAELYRQVEQLPEIVESIVVGQEIGDARDPDVRIVLFVRLREGLTLDDALRERIRVAIRANTSPHHVPKVIVQVSDIPRTISGKISELAVREVIHGRPVKNTEALANPASLELYRDLPALRR
- a CDS encoding serine/threonine protein kinase — translated: MSHTWELTRLREALAGQYEVEREIGRGGMGMVFLARDITLDRRVAIKTLPAHLAFDDVVRERFLREARTAASLSHPNIVPIHRAEQAQEIVYFVMGLVDGPSVAQRMRQGPFSPAETIAILADVADALGYAHGRGVIHRDVKAENILLDPHQGRAMVTDFGIARLAEAAPMTATGTVLGTVHYMSPEQVAGQTIDGRSDLYSLGVLAFYMLSGRFPFEHAAPSAVLVAHVMSHAPALSTVAPDVPASLAAVVDRLLARDPHRRYESAAQAGLALSGALAGIGTQVSAAQPRLSSAAAAAVWERAALLQEYTGREAPPPVPMRSEADASAGTTGYRLDQVREAAEQAGIDARYVERALAERAGRPETTLRVRPGAMMSEPVNRWLGARTKLEYEAVLEGDLTEEELEEIVDEMRRSLGVFGSVSTVGRTLTFTSQQSSWSESSPRRLQVSVTSRGGRTTLRAYEDLRQMSHGIVWGVTGGAGGGLGGAAFGAVMAASKGALIAVAPLAFVGVAAAAYASSRVILRTVIARREREIVTSMERLVQRAQELLDARRRLAGPAA
- a CDS encoding M20/M25/M40 family metallo-hydrolase is translated as MKQMVVRRALSAALLAMVPSPALTQGRPAAADSTDPIETLVARLDLERYKATIKGLTQFGDRRQGTDRNRQALDWIEAQLKSSGCTNTERLTYQYNPPAPTPRPAGAAGAPPQGQRPTPRFGAGGSRPRGTRARTGVNNDSLAQRDARLRALNAQPSTPGERQNVYCTKIGTTRPDEMYIVGAHMDGIGWGEAANDDGSGTAIVMELARIFSSPDVQTERSIRFVLWNNEETGLNGARAYVEQRQALQGKENPAGSGRYPEPRWLGMIQHDMMMFDHGMPRADGTLAPEQRPEADVNIEFQSNSKMAAASQSLAWAVHTASERYATDYPATVGPHMTNTDSAPFQDIVASISLRENERGAHTGNGWNPHWHQPTDLFATYSDKDFRLGLNAAQSTLGGLGMLTGVTLRK
- a CDS encoding FKBP-type peptidyl-prolyl cis-trans isomerase — its product is MNLAAMTKLPSGVYILDSVVGGGAALAGTPQVRVYYNGFLANGSRFDGNVGTGTPASFPLGGLIPGWKVGMQGMKVGGKRRLVIPSSQGYGTVANGPIPANSNLVFDIELVGIN
- a CDS encoding LysR family transcriptional regulator, coding for MSFELRHLRYFVAVAEELHFGRAASRLGIAQPPLSQQIQALEKALGVRLLERSRRHVALTPAGAQLLGDARRVLRDVREAATAARRAARGETGTLSVAFAASVMFLALPRIIRRFREQFPGVHLELRELATGPQLAALRSGELDVGFLRQPPPDPMLVTETVMTEPLMIAVSRRHPLATRRRLVLKELATQDFVLFPSDLAPGLHAQVLSLCTAAGFTPGIRQVSRELYTTVSLVEAGMGVTIIPSSVRKMGWRGVRYFPIAGPGATTHIDAARRADNSNPVVRAFLDLVRAAVRTARSESVGAGLP